In a single window of the Cucumis melo cultivar AY chromosome 11, USDA_Cmelo_AY_1.0, whole genome shotgun sequence genome:
- the LOC107991489 gene encoding uncharacterized protein LOC107991489: MDVTQEYIHWYKNISKLYITQPGAAMSHLRSNNIRLRNVADDLQQVLNICNDNEQYMENIHYMYDVPIVLAPVQKRCPLVQEPDQLEEVDQHGEEVPPMTQTQTQSEHSYVCPVMMMPTFGTTYYDSKVGQSSDFERGYYNSEAGQSSTNFGQQYYDLGSDPSSSYMHDHGRGRGEHNEYLYYEVPAAVPEQSDEQVIPEQSDEQAVPEQSDEQQQQKNQEKIQQQRVQSRRRQPARNRRRPGCGTH, from the exons ATGGATGTaactcaagaatacatccaTTGGTACAAAAACATTAGCAAGCTCTATATCACCCAACCGGGAGCTGCTATGAGTCATCTG aGATCGAATAATATTAGACTTCGGAATGTTGCAGATGATCTACAACAGGTTCTAAATATATGCAACGATAACGAGCAGTACATGGAGAACATCCATTATATGTACGATGTCCCTATTGTACTTGCTCCAGTTCAGAAGAGATGTCCTCTAGTGCAAGAGCCCGATCAATTGGAAGAAGTTGACCAACACGGGGAAGAAGTACCTCCCATGACACAGACACAGACACAAAGCGAGCATAGTTACGTTTGTCCAGTAATGATGATGCCAACATTTGGAACGACATATTATGATTCAAAAGTCGGTCAATCGTCAGACTTTGAAAGAGGATATTACAATTCAGAGGCAGGTCAATCATCAACGAACTTTGGGCAACAATACTATGATTTAGGGAGCGATCCATCGTCTTCATACATGCATGATCACGGGCGTGGTCGTGGAGAACATAATGAATATTTGTACTACGAAGTGCCTGCAGCGGTACCCGAGCAATCAGATGAGCAAGTGATACCCGAGCAATCAGATGAGCAAGCAGTACCCGAGCAATCAGAtgagcaacaacaacaaaagAATCAGGAGAAAATACAACAACAAAGAGTTCAAAGTCGACGACGACAACCAGCTAGAAATCGTCGACGTCCAGGTTGTGGaacacattaa